Part of the Ruania alba genome is shown below.
CTGCTGCCGGACGCACCGATCGTGGTGTGGTGGCCGACGAACCCACCCGAACATCCCGGTGAGGACCCGCTCGGCCGGATGGCCCAGCGCCGGATCAGCGATGTGGGCGAGTGCGCAGACGCGATCACCCAGCTCGCGCACCTCGGTGCCGTATACAGCCCCGGTGACACCGACCTGTCCTGGGCCCGGACCACCCTGTGGCGTGGAATCACCGCCGCCGCCCTGGACGGTGCGTCCGAACCGGTCCGTGCCGTCCGGGTGTACGGGTCCAAAGAACGCCCCTCCACCCACCTGTTCGCCGCCTGGCTGGCCTCGGCTCTCGACCTGAACGTGACAGTGCACCCCGAGCCGGACACGACCGCCATCACCGGACTCGATCTGGAACGCGCCGACGGCACCATCTCGATGCGCCGCCCCGAGGGCGAGGTCGTGGTGACGATCACCCAACCAGGTCAGCCCGACCACGAGCTTGCCATGCCCAAGCGCCCCCTCCAGGACTGCCTGATGGAGGATCTGCGGCGGATGGATCCGGATGCCGTGTACCAGCGGACCCTACTGAACGGCCTTGCCCGCGTGAACGTAACGGAAGGATGACGATGACCGCTCAGCGCGCCGTCCTGGTGCACCCCGGTGCTGATGCCCTCGCCCGCGCGACGGCGGCGCGGCTGCTGCTCGCCATCGCGGACGCTCAGGCGCTGCGCCGCCCGGTGCACGTCGCGATCACCGGCGGCACCGTCGGCACCCAGGTGCTCGTCGAGGCGGCACGCTCGCAGCTGCTCGAGAACGTCGACCTGACCGGGCTGCACATATGGTGGGTCGACGAGCGTCTCGTGCCAGCTGGAGACCCGGACCGGAACGAGGGGCAGGCCACCGAGGCACTGCTCGGCGGTCTGGACATCCCGGCAGCGAATGTGCACCGGATGCCCTCCTCGGACCACGCGAGTGACCCGGACGCCGCCGCTGCCGACTATGCGGCAGAGCTCGCCGGCTTCGCCCCGGAGGGCTCCGCGGTGCGGGCACCCGAGTTCGACGTGGTGCTGCTCGGGATGGGACCGGACGGGCACATCGCGTCCCTGTTCCCCGGGCAAGGCACCGTCGCCATCGACGACCGGACCGTCATCGGTGTACCCGACTCCCCCAAGCCGCCGCCGCGGCGGCTCTCCCTGGCGGTTCCGGCCCTCACGAACGCTCGTCAGGTGTGGGTGATCGTCGCCGGTGCCGCGAAGGCGGCGCCGGTCGCCCGCGCGCTGGCCGGTGCGGACCCCGACGAGATCCCAGCCGCAACCGCGGCCGGTCGCGACCTGACGCTCTGGCTGGTGGACGCCGAGGCCGCCGGTCACGGACCCAGCCCGGAGAAGGTGGTCTCCGCCAGCCGTGAGGTCGCCGCGGACGCCGCCACGCTCTTCGAGCTGATCGCCGACCCGGCCCGCCAGCCCGAGTGGGACGGCAACGACAATCTCGCCGAGGCAGCCCCCGGACAACGGGTCCGTGCCGTCGGTGACGTCTTCCGCACCACCCTCACCAAGGGCGCCGTTCGGGAGAACCACGTGGTGGAGTTCTCCGAGGGTCCCGCGATCGCGTGGCAGCCCGCCGAGGTGGGCCGTCCTCGTCCGGGGCACCTGTGGCGCTGGGAGCTCACCCCAGTGGACGAGGGGCGGACCACGGTGACCCACACCTACGACTGGTCCGGACTCACTGACACCACCCGGCTCGAGCGTGCACGGTCGACCACCAGCGAGAAGCTGTTGGCCTCGATCGAGCGGCTCGCCCGGCTCGTCGAGGGCTGACGGCGGAGGGTCGAACAGGTCGTCCGATGCGGTAGGCCATGACCGGAGCGCAGCAGGTCAGGAGCCGCGCCAGTCGTGCAGCACCTGGGCGGCCACGTCCGCCACGGGCCGGCCTGCCACGTCGATCACCGTGTCGTCCACCCCGGCACCCTCCAGGATCCGGTGCAGCTCGGGTGCGCGGCGCAGGTGCCAGTCCAGGCCGGCGCCATCGCCGTCGGCCGCGTGTCGGGCACGGAGGCGGGCCTGCACCTCCTCGAGCGGCACCCGCAGACGCACCACGTGCAACGATCCGCCGACCGCGTCCGTGTAGCTCGGGCGCATCGCCCGCTCCTCGAGCACACCGGCGAGCACCAGCACGGTGGCGCCATGCCGGCGGTACACGGACGCCAGGGCGCGCAACGCTGCCAGCTCCACTGCGGCGCCGAACGGATCGTCCGCCGTCGTCGGCCAGGTGCGCCGCACCTCGTCCAGGTCGAGCACCGCGTGCGGCAGGTCTTGTGCCGCGAGGGCGGCACCGACGGCCGCGGCCGTCGTCGTCTTGCCCGAACCGACCGTACCGTTCAGGAAAACCGTGCGGATGATCAGCCGCCGCGGCGTGCACGCAGTGCGGAGAGCGCCTCGTCGAGGAGAGCAGCGCCGTCGGCGTCGCTACGACGCTCCTTCACGTACGCAAGGTGGGTCTTGTAGGGCTCGTTGCGGGGAGCCGACGGCGGGTTCGCCTGGTCCTGCCCGGCAGGGAGCCCGCAGCGCGGGCAGTCCCAGGTCTCGGGGACAGCGACGCCCTGTTCCTGAGCAAAGCTCGGCCGTGTCTCGTGACCACTGGCGCACCAGTACGACACCCACACCCGGGGGGCCGAATCGCCGCGCTCGGCCTCGCCCATCGGGCCCGCACCCACACGTGAACCGCGAATCGCGCTACCGCCTGCCATCGAGGAACTCCCTGCTCAGAATGTGAAGCGTTGGATCAGGCCCAGGAGCACGATCACCACGCCCCAGACGATTGCGGACCCGATCGTGATCCGGTTCAGGTTGCGCTCGGCTACGCCGGAGGAGCCGAGACTGGAGGAGATGCCTCCACCGAACATGTCGGACAGGCCCCCACCCTTGCCCTTGTGCATGAGGATCGAGAGCACCAGCATGAAACTGGTCAGCACCAGTAGTACCTGCAGGACGATGGTCAGTGCGGTCACGTGTCGCTGAACTTTCCTCGTGGGGGCATGTGTACCGGTCGAACCCGGTCATGGGTGAGTCTACGTGATCGGTGCGAGACGATCGTCTCGCACCGATCACGCACGCTCACGGTGCGGCACTCCCGTGCAGCCGGATGTGCGCGCACTGGTCCGCGGTCAGAGACCGACGTTGTGGGACTGGTACCGCACGATCGCCGCGAACTCCTCGGCGTCCAAGCTGGCGCCGCCGACGAGAGCGCCGTCGACGTCGGCCTGGGCCATGATCGTGGCGACGTTGCCGGACTTCACCGACCCGCCGTACAACACACGGACGGCGTCGGCCACCTCGGTGGAGTAGAGCTCCGCGAGCCGGCCACGGATCGCCGCGCAGACCTCCTGCGCGTCCTCCGGGGTCGCCACCTCACCGGTGCCGATGGCCCAGACAGGCTCATACGCGATCACTGTCTTGGCGGCGTCCTCGGCAGAGATCCCGTCGAACGCGCCGTCGACCTGAGCGAGGGTGTGCGGAACCTGCTCACCGGCCTGCCGGACGTCCAGCCCTTCGCCGACGCAGATGATCGGGACGATGCCGCCGCCCAGGGCGGCCTTGGCCTTCGCCCCGACCAGAGCGTCGCTCTCGTCGTGGTTCTCCCGGCGCTCCGAGTGACCCACGACGGCGTAGCTCACGCCCAGCTTGGTCAGCATGGCCGCGGAGATCTCACCGGTGTAGGCGCCCTTCGCCTCGGTGGAGATGTCCTGGGAGCCGTAACCGATCTCCAGCTTGTCCGCGTCCACGAGAGTCTGCACCGAGCGCAGGTCCGTGAACGGCGGGCAGACCACGACCTCGACCGAGGAGAAGTCGTGCTTGGCGTCCTTGAGCGTCCACGCCAGCTTCTGCACCAGGTGGGTGGCCTCGTGGTGGTCGAGGTTCATCTTCCAGTTGCCCGCCATGAGCGGGGTACGTGTGGGCATGTGTTGCCTTTCCGTGGGTCGGCCGGGATCAGTCGGCGAGGACGTCGATACCGGGCAGAGTCTTGCCCTCGAGGAACTCCAGCGACGCACCGCCGCCGGTGGAGATGTGGCTGAAGCCGGCTTCGTCGAAACCGAGCTGGCGCACCGCGGCTGCGGAGTCGCCGCCGCCGACGATGCTGAAGGCACCTGCACTGGTCGCGTCGACCATCGCCTGGGCCACAGCCTTCGTGCCGTCGGCGAATGCCGCGAACTCGAACACGCCCATCGGGCCGTTCCATACGACGGTCTTCGCCTCGGCGATCGATGCGGCGAACGCAGTCGCCGAATCCGGGCCGATGTCGAGGCCCATCTGGTCGTCCGGGATCGCATCGGCGGGGACCACGGTGGCGGGGGCGTCGGCGGCGAACGCCGGCGCCACCACCACGTCGGTCGGGAGCACGATCTGCACGCCACGCTCAGCAGCGGCCGCCAGGTACCTCTTGACGGTCTCGACCTGGTCC
Proteins encoded:
- a CDS encoding glucose-6-phosphate dehydrogenase assembly protein OpcA, whose product is MIITLKDTTTAEIGASLVQLREEGGAVALGRVLTLVIVPTDSGTSTDALIEAANQASKEHPCRVIVVDPAGTRGEPDESTAAGLDAEIRIGGDAGASEVVLLRPLGGARTEVDTLVIPLLLPDAPIVVWWPTNPPEHPGEDPLGRMAQRRISDVGECADAITQLAHLGAVYSPGDTDLSWARTTLWRGITAAALDGASEPVRAVRVYGSKERPSTHLFAAWLASALDLNVTVHPEPDTTAITGLDLERADGTISMRRPEGEVVVTITQPGQPDHELAMPKRPLQDCLMEDLRRMDPDAVYQRTLLNGLARVNVTEG
- the pgl gene encoding 6-phosphogluconolactonase; translation: MTAQRAVLVHPGADALARATAARLLLAIADAQALRRPVHVAITGGTVGTQVLVEAARSQLLENVDLTGLHIWWVDERLVPAGDPDRNEGQATEALLGGLDIPAANVHRMPSSDHASDPDAAAADYAAELAGFAPEGSAVRAPEFDVVLLGMGPDGHIASLFPGQGTVAIDDRTVIGVPDSPKPPPRRLSLAVPALTNARQVWVIVAGAAKAAPVARALAGADPDEIPAATAAGRDLTLWLVDAEAAGHGPSPEKVVSASREVAADAATLFELIADPARQPEWDGNDNLAEAAPGQRVRAVGDVFRTTLTKGAVRENHVVEFSEGPAIAWQPAEVGRPRPGHLWRWELTPVDEGRTTVTHTYDWSGLTDTTRLERARSTTSEKLLASIERLARLVEG
- a CDS encoding AAA family ATPase, with product MIIRTVFLNGTVGSGKTTTAAAVGAALAAQDLPHAVLDLDEVRRTWPTTADDPFGAAVELAALRALASVYRRHGATVLVLAGVLEERAMRPSYTDAVGGSLHVVRLRVPLEEVQARLRARHAADGDGAGLDWHLRRAPELHRILEGAGVDDTVIDVAGRPVADVAAQVLHDWRGS
- a CDS encoding RNA polymerase-binding protein RbpA, whose product is MAGGSAIRGSRVGAGPMGEAERGDSAPRVWVSYWCASGHETRPSFAQEQGVAVPETWDCPRCGLPAGQDQANPPSAPRNEPYKTHLAYVKERRSDADGAALLDEALSALRARRGG
- the secG gene encoding preprotein translocase subunit SecG; amino-acid sequence: MTALTIVLQVLLVLTSFMLVLSILMHKGKGGGLSDMFGGGISSSLGSSGVAERNLNRITIGSAIVWGVVIVLLGLIQRFTF
- the tpiA gene encoding triose-phosphate isomerase; translation: MPTRTPLMAGNWKMNLDHHEATHLVQKLAWTLKDAKHDFSSVEVVVCPPFTDLRSVQTLVDADKLEIGYGSQDISTEAKGAYTGEISAAMLTKLGVSYAVVGHSERRENHDESDALVGAKAKAALGGGIVPIICVGEGLDVRQAGEQVPHTLAQVDGAFDGISAEDAAKTVIAYEPVWAIGTGEVATPEDAQEVCAAIRGRLAELYSTEVADAVRVLYGGSVKSGNVATIMAQADVDGALVGGASLDAEEFAAIVRYQSHNVGL